One Pochonia chlamydosporia 170 chromosome 5, whole genome shotgun sequence DNA segment encodes these proteins:
- a CDS encoding poly polymerase (poly[ADP-ribose] synthetase) (similar to poly polymerase polyADP-ribose synthetase Aspergillus terreus NIH2624 XP_001213561.1), translating into MPATRGRRAAPAAAAAPAPPTNPLAEYRLAFSGKFSGYSHKDLNTLFTSLGASVTPSVNGRNTHLVCDEKDFLKKAPKVRDAEAAGVSLVKPEWVDEVAKLKTDVDPANYLWPQAEDEEEDQKPDTNGGANGNSKKRPIAVANPNGTNGAADGDVDSDVKPKAKKARGKAARANDQEEQDDKQDAAKEETIETKLKELSKGQFLKKKNIVIPIDEHCPLQTHVVYVEPRSGMIYDASLNQSSTSNNHNKFYRLQILVRGADFKTWTRWGRVGEMGQHAILGDGSLDDAKKHFEKKFKDKSGLAWKDRTKDPKPNKYAFVERSYDDDSDEEEEGEEANGVKKEEEEDEYKPPECTLPQQVQQVMELIFNQNFFNATMSSLNYDANKLPLGKLSKATILRGFQQLKDLAALMDNSTLAQSQWNMTLAAATEHLSNTYYSLIPHAFGRNRPPIINNEAHLKKEIELLESLSDMKDASNIMKIDRAKARTVHPMDSHFQGLGMEEMTPLDHTSSEFNLLQTYLNGSKGSTHGINYKVHNIFRIRRSGEHERFKDSQFTKIPSDKRLLWHGSRCTNFGGILSQGLRIAPPEAPVSGYMFGKGIYLADMSTKSANYCCSYISNRHALLLLCEAELGDPLQKLTNASYSAGEDAKSGGMYSTWGMGSTGPNKWMDAAKVHNSLKGIKMVCLAAYFPALFLPCQTAYDSPFNRHDPTLPPFLFHMLHVTNIALFHPKTASTQSTNRNSLIQK; encoded by the exons ATGCCTGCAACTCGTGGTCGACGAGCCGCCCCagcggcagctgcagctccaGCGCCTCCAACAAATCCTCTGGCGGAGTACCGACTCGCCTTCTCTGGCAAGTTCTCAGGATACTCCCACAAAGACCTCAATACCCTATTCACATCTCTCGGCGCATCTGTAACGCCCTCAGTAAATGGTCGTAATACTCACCTCGTCTGTGACGAAAAAGACTTCCTCAAGAAGGCACCCAAAGTCCGGGATGCCGAGGCAGCTGGTGTGTCGTTGGTCAAGCCCGAGTGGGTGGACGAAGTGGCCAAGCTAAAGACAGACGTGGACCCAGCCAACTATCTCTGGCCGCaggctgaagatgaagaggaagaccAGAAACCTGACACGAACGGTGGTGCAAATGGAAACTCCAAAAAGCGGCCAATTGCTGTGGCTAACCCCAATGGCACCAACGGGGCTGcagatggtgatgtcgaTTCAGATGTGAAGCCCAAGGCGAAAAAGGCCAGGGGGAAGGCTGCCAGAGCAAATGACCAAGAGGAACAAGATGACAAGCAAGATGCGGCCAAGGAAGAGACTATCGAGACTAAACTCAAGGAACTATCCAAGGGCCAGTTCctcaaaaagaagaacaTTGTCATTCCTATTGATGAGCACTGCCCATTGCAGACTCACGTAGTGTATGTTGAGCCCAGAAGTGGCATGATTTACGATGCTTCGCTCAACCAGTCGAGCACTtcaaacaaccacaacaagTTTTACCGCTTGCAA ATTTTGGTTCGGGGTGCAGACTTCAAAACTTGGACCCGATGGGGCCGCGTCGGCGAAATGGGACAGCATGCCATTCTCGGAGACGGCTCTCTCGATGATGCCAAGAAGCACTTTGAGAAGAAGTTCAAAGATAAATCCGGACTCGCTTGGAAAGACCGCACCAAGGACCCCAAACCCAACAAGTACGCCTTTGTGGAGCGTAGTTACGATGATGActctgatgaggaggaggagggcgaggaagCCAACGGtgtcaagaaggaagaggaggaagatgaatACAAACCCCCCGAGTGCACATTGCCTCAACAAGTCCAGCAAGTCATGGAGCTCATCTTCAATcaaaacttcttcaacgccaccaTGTCCTCCCTCAACTATGACGCCAACAAGCTACCCCTCGGGAAGCTCAGCAAGGCCACAATCCTGCGTGGCTTCCAGCAACTCAAAGACCTCGCCGCCCTCATGGACAACTCTACTCTAGCTCAGTCCCAGTGGAACATGACTctcgcagcagcaacagaacaCCTCTCCAACACGTACTACTCCCTCATCCCACACGCCTTTGGCCGTAACCGCCCAccaatcatcaacaacgaaGCTCACCTTAAGAAGGAAATCGAGCTTCTAGAAAGCTTGTCAGACATGAAGGACGCGTCCAACATCATGAAGATTGACCGTGCAAAGGCCCGAACTGTCCACCCCATGGACAGCCACTTCCAGGGTCTGGGCATGGAGGAAATGACACCGCTAGACCACACATCTTCCGAgttcaatctcctccaaaccTACCTCAACGGATCCAAAGGCTCAACCCACGGCATCAACTACAAAGTCCACAACATCTTCCGCATCCGTCGGTCCGGAGAGCACGAACGCTTCAAAGACTCGCAATTCACCAAGATCCCCTCTGACAAACGCCTCCTCTGGCACGGCTCACGATGCACTAATTTCGGTGGTATTCTCAGCCAAGGCCTGCGAATTGCACCGCCTGAGGCCCCTGTATCGGGATAcatgtttggcaaaggcatctATCTGGCAGACATGTCCACCAAGTCCGCCAACTACTGCTGCTCGTACATTTCCAACCGCCATGCGTTGCTGCTCCTCTGCGAGGCAGAACTGGGCGATCCGCTCCAAAAGCTGACCAACGCGTCGTATTCGGCcggtgaagatgccaagaGCGGCGGCATGTATAGTACTTGGGGAATGGGCAGCACCGGTCCAAacaaatggatggatgccGCAAAGGTTCATAATTCACTAAAGGGCATTAAAATGGTATGTTTGGCCGCCTACTTCCCTGCACTCTTCCTCCCTTGTCAGACAGCCTACGACTCGCCCTTTAATCGCCATGACCCAACtcttcctccatttctcTTCCACATGCTTCACGTCACCAATATCGCTCTCTTTCATCCCAAAACTGCATCCACACAGTCAACTAACCGTAATAGCCTGATACAAAAGTAG
- a CDS encoding fungal transcriptional regulatory protein (similar to Cordyceps militaris CM01 XP_006673191.1): MDLDLDTAAATAPAVPYGSQSHPQTASSAQDHTQSHSRSESHGGFSPGQRPKKSSTTCSTCRFRKVRCNGARPLCSNCQRLGFPCSYDDSDADNWSMALPRRRVKQACLSCHSRKARCSGHVPSCERCRAQGIECVYRPGKRTKGPSRGSYNEVRSPHSHDGDEKERTKDRDHDKADDSDTPLTDPANTPSTFNHDIPGMDESFESLTSRTFDQFFRHVHHIPMYSFLHRASLMEQFNAGKVDKALLLALIGITSCLTDMGAGVREYGDRCIDRAEHLIFSDYSRPSTFKVQALVFMIKHRILSNKYPSAFMLLSMASRFAAALRLNHNSPNLCFLAQESRRRLMWSLYCIDTGISAGYRDFALWRADRIFVSLPCNERNFEFDLPQAAEMLDPASNGPEIPHPEDVGSLALHIRILHLRQKIIEFTKDVLVSRTITDTSSLQDPVLALHKELDDFASRLPSSFQFSESSLRLRAYSPRICVFIMIHVWWHQCHCDLYRMTMAGFREALPEETLQSLDPAFLAHCQRQCVDHSLAMASIFALMQKLGAKPVADLDLALCAYQCARMLKYALHGGGEKLGLTVETVTEKAKVCLQAIKKCCMGPAAGAIRSDLERLISQGLGSEVSSPQDTTTDTHRASNTLTDAPSRHPVLRNIEVTEEPSVISTTQTAPGRTSSHPPESFITTPVTATAMQTSLSAQDLGTPSAWTTGPAFPNMQAAGLTGQNQPVQMDITNPSQKSDIGSGELNSAYEGALENFDQDNGLAHAMGVELTPWNWSGDLQWPDFLSSGVGV; the protein is encoded by the exons ATGGATCTCGACTTGGACACGGCCGCGGCCACAGCGCCCGCAGTGCCCTATGGATCTCAGTCGCACCCCCAAACAGCTTCCTCGGCCCAGGATCACACACAGTCACACTCCAGATCAGAGTCTCACGGCGGCTTTTCCCCAGGCCAGCGACCGAAGAAGTCGTCAACCACATGTTCGACCTGCCGCTTTCGCAAAGTTCGTTGTAATGGTGCTCGGCCACTTTGCTCCAACTGCCAGAGGCTCGGGTTCCCTTGTTCATATGACGATTCTGATGCCGATAACTGGTCCATGGCGTTGCCTCGCCGGAGAGTCAAACAAGCCTGCTTAAGCTGCCACAGCCGCAAGGCCCGATGTTCCGGCCATGTCCCTTCTTGTGAACGATGTCGCGCTCAGGGTATTGAGTGTGTATATCGCCCTGGGAAACGAACAAAGGGCCCTAGCAGAGGCAGTTATAACGAAGTTCGAAGCCCACAtagccatgatggcgatgaaaaGGAGAGGACCAAGGACCGGGATCACGACAAGGCCGACGACAGCGACACGCCACTAACAGATCCGGCAAACACCCCGAGCACATTTAACCATGACAT TCCGGGCATGGATGAATCTTTTGAATCTCTGACAAGTCGCACTTTTGATCAATTCTTTCGCCATGTTCACCATATTCCAATGTATTCTTTCTTGCATCGCGCATCACTCATGGAGCAATTCAATGCTGGCAAGGTTGATAAGGCACTCTTGTTGGCTCTTATTGGCATTACATCATGTTTGACGGACATGGGTGCGGGAGTTCGAGAGTATGGTGACCGTTGCATCGATCGTGCTGAACATCTCATCTTTTCTGATTACTCACGGCCGTCCACATTCAAAGTCCAGGCCCTGGTATTCATGATCAAACACAGGATACTTTCCAACAAATATCCCAGCGCGTTCATGCTCCTAAGTATGGCGTCCCGTTTCGCTGCTGCTTTGCgtctcaaccacaacagccCCAATCTCTGTTTCTTAGCCCAAGAGTCTCGAAGGCGGTTAATGTGGTCGCTATACTGCATTGATACCGGTATCTCAGCGGGTTATCGCGATTTTGCACTCTGGCGAGCAGATAGAATCTTTGTCAGTTTACCGTGCAATGAACGAAATTTCGAGTTTGATTTACCACAAGCCGCCGAAATGCTAGATCCTGCCAGCAATGGTCCAGAGATACCCCATCCTGAGGATGTTGGGAGCCTGGCACTTCATATTCGTATCCTCCATTTACGCCAAAAGATTATCGAATTCACCAAAGATGTCCTCGTCAGCCGCACCATAACCGATACATCGAGCTTACAGGATCCCGTCTTGGCCTTGCATAAGGAATTGGACGACTTTGCCAGCCGCCTACCGTCCTCTTTTCAATTCTCCGAAAGCTCACTACGACTTCGAGCATACTCACCTAGAATATGTGTATTTATCATGATTCATGTTTGGTGGCACCAGTGTCACTGCGACCTTTATCGGATGACCATGGCTGGATTTCGGGAAGCCTTACCCGAGGAGACTTTGCAGAGCCTGGATCCGGCGTTCCTTGCTCACTGTCAACGCCAGTGTGTTGACCattccttggccatggccagcataTTTGCTTTGATGCAGAAACTCGGGGCCAAGCCTGTCGCTGATCTGGATTTGGCCCTCTGCGCCTACCAGTGTGCCCGTATGTTGAAATATGCGCTTCacggtggtggtgagaagcTCGGCTTGACTGTGGAGACGGTCACagaaaaggccaaggttTGTCTGCAAGCTATCAAGAAATGTTGCATGGGTCCTGCAGCAGGGGCAATTAGATCAGACCTGGAACGATTGATTAGCCAGGGCCTTGGATCAGAGGTTTCATCTCCACAGGATACCACGACAGACACACATAGGGCCAGCAATACCTTGACGGATGCACCATCCAGGCATCCTGTGCTTCGAAATATCGAGGTGACAGAGGAGCCGAGCGTCATATCAACAACGCAGACCGCACCCGGCCGCACCAGCTCGCACCCTCCGGAGTCTTTCATCACTACGCCAGTAACAGCCACGGCCATGCAGACATCATTGTCGGCCCAGGACCTGGGTACACCGAGCGCCTGGACTACTGGACCAGCTTTCCCCAACATGCAAGCAGCAGGTCTAACAGGCCAGAATCAGCCAGTGCAAATGGATATAACCAACCCATCTCAAAAGTCGGACATTGGGTCGGGCGAGCTAAACAGTGCGTACGAAGGGGCACTGGAGAATTTCGACCAAGACAACGGTCTAGCTCATGCTATGGGAGTTGAGCTGACGCCTTGGAACTGGAGCGGCGATTTGCAGTGGCCTGATTTTCTGAGCAGCGGAGTGGGCGTGTGA
- a CDS encoding F-box domain-containing protein (similar to Metarhizium robertsii ARSEF 23 XP_007822378.2), whose product MADTASQTCPMRKIPLEVLLRITHHLSTPDLGSLRLTSRSLEQSLYTTFVNEFFTRKQFMITEDSLQALIDISKSRLAQHLRYVHFGLDRFPEGIQRPLSDDEKERKFRERYANNFTLWNTGHHRDMMAEAFRNLPQLEDVIIRDFNSRRRSRDGPTAEWHSYGFMTAFNETGVPLNQGMTGIWNSGFPYQYCSQVFSAVLYALAAAEANIKGIEIMSRNANHLRDFAFNIPKFMEPKVVPILQGLEKLHLCIDLAWRSPPVGLPMNPGQNRPSPDLFIRNFLLHTTNLKNLRINEHRSNSAGLANLIDWMVDSDGGGPTVSMPNLEELSLGTMNIDAPRLLKLIKKFAPSLKSVELWKVTMIRHLPPNAPTPTPRESFWADFMKKLTDIPGLELRHFKAGMLQQHWIEKPVPAHVTFKGSGPTRQYTGPDWKHFIAETRPLVEVHWPYEVVTDSEHASDDEDDVEEGDLLITGEEDLGSGDDADE is encoded by the exons atggcggaCACGGCATCACAAACTTGTCCCATGCGGAAGATACCCCTTGAGGTCTTGCTGCGCATCACCCATCACCTTTCCACACCGGATCTCGGCAGCCTTCGCCTCACCAGCCGCTCCTTGGAGCAGTCCCTCTACACAACATTCGTCAATGAATTCTTCACGCGCAAGCAATTTATGATTACCGAGGACAGCCTGCAAGCGTTAATAGACATCTCAAAGAGTCGCCTTGCCCAGCACCTGCGCTATGTTCACTTTGGTCTTGACCGGTTTCCAGAGGGCATCCAACGGCCGCTGTCCGATGATGAAAAGGAGCGCAAGTTTAGGGAGAGATatgccaacaacttcacCTTGTGGAACACCGGGCACCACCGGGATATGATGGCTGAGGCGTTTCGAAACCTACCCCAGCTGGAAGATGTCATTATACGGGATTTTAACTCACGACGGCGGTCGCGCGATGGTCCGACTGCTGAGTGGCACAGTTACGGCTTCATGACCGCCTTCAATGAGACTGGAGTGCCTCTGAACCAAGGCATGACTGGCATTTGGAACTCAGGGTTCCCCTATCAGTATTGCAGCCAGGTGTTTTCAGCCGTCTTGTACGCTCTGGCCGCTGCCGAGGCAAACATAAAGGGCATCGAAATAATGTCTCGAAATGCCAACCATTTGCGAGACTTTGCTTTCAATATCCCCAAGTTCATGGAACCTAAAGTGGTGCCCATATTACAAGGactggagaagctgcatCTGTGTATCGATTTGGCCTGGAGGAGTCCGCCTGTCGGGCTGCCAATGAATCCCGGACAGAACCGGCCGTCCCCAGACCTGTTTATCAGAAACTTTTTGTTGCATACCACTAATCTCAAGAACCTGCGCATCAATGAACACCGTTCCAACAGTGCTGGGTTGGCAAACCTTATCGACTGGATGGTTGATAGCGATGGTGGAGGACCGACTGTTTCGATGCCCAACCTCGAAGAATTGAGTCTTGGTACCATGAACATTGATGCACCACGGCTACTCAAGCTCATTAAAAAATTTGCACCATCACTCAAGAGTGTAGAGCTTTGGAAGGTGACTATGATACGGCATTTGCCGCCAAAtgcaccaactccaacaccgAGAGAATCCTTCTGGGCCGACTTTATGAAGAAACTCACCGATATTCCTGGTCTGGAGCTCAGGCACTTCAAAGCGGGAATGCTGCAACAACACTGGATTGAGAAGCCAGTCCCGGCGCATGTTACGTTCAAGGGCTCGGGGCCAACACGACAGTACACTGGGCCAGACTGGAAGCATTTCATCGCGGAGACAAGGCCGTTGGTGGAAGTTCACTGGCCGTATGAGGTTGTGACGGACAGTGAGCACGCAAGTGATG atgaggatgacgtGGAAGAGGGTGACCTTCTTATCACTGGTGAAGAAgaccttggcagcggcgACGACGCCGACGAGTGA
- a CDS encoding bZIP transcription factor (HapX) (similar to Cordyceps militaris CM01 XP_006673185.1) has product MPVPSTPAPLAPSPPSQDAAAHAEGSKQRQITSRASPKSSQKSAAGASTPAAGSIAAASSASAPPSRSPLPNKQPKVSSTSAKTAGASTPLPRLSAPSVDKMAMAAVISPSPTAEAPKISMTSKEWVIPPRPKPGRKPATDTPPTKRKAQNRAAQRAFRERRAARVGELEVLLDEQKDSHQQEEVKLKEKIHSLELDLQSFRSRCLLLENMLERERQERIRAETQAESLKRRHGDDFFRSQSISVPRHSHSQPHSPVHRQSRHSLSDGRNEHLSQGRNFSISHIITPPDSLDISSNNPVADAAITCGNCSPNGRCACAEEVLASASTGCGKCGFGTTCQCLDDMTSNVAAGQDLKRSASPSAASSNSKRQRSNVAAHIINETDFTAMFSRKSTSHTTPQSPFDQPPSETRVPSEESMAFKESCGFCKDGTYCVCAEDAAGMATPAMTPTESIQPISHQTQTPPPSEPEVLPPPLAMEMTADGAVKLPRRIQGKKPVHKASSSSKGGCGTNGPGTCAQCQADPKSGLFCRLMNAKYSREQGSSGGCCGGKGAGGGCCKSKVPEKITLPSLPSLGLSCAEAYQTLSSHRNFSKAADDISSWLPKLKTTQHAGRIAPGRQAIEVEAASIMSVLKEFDVRFGREC; this is encoded by the coding sequence ATGCCTGTGCCGTCAACTCCCGCTCCTCTTGCACCTTCACCTCCATCTCAAGACGCTGCAGCCCACGCAGAAGGCAGCAAGCAGAGGCAGATAACTTCTCGAGCCTCACCCAAGTCTTCCCAGAAATCAGCTGCTGGTGCCTCTACGCCTGCTGCGGGATCTATTGCCGCTGCGTCTTCTGCATCTGCCCCGCCATCCCGATCACCGCTTCCGAACAAGCAACCCAAGGTCAGCAGCACATCTGCAAAGACAGCCGGCGCCAGTAcgcctctgcctcgtctgtCTGCACCCTCCGTCGATAAaatggccatggcggccgTCATCAGCCCTTCTCCCACGGCGGAGGCACCAAAGATTTCCATGACATCCAAAGAATGGGTCATTCCGCCTCGTCCCAAACCTGGTCGTAAACCTGCAACGGATACGCCGCCAACCAAGCGCAAGGCACAGAACCGTGCTGCTCAGCGCGCTTTCCGTGAGAGGCGGGCTGCCCGTGTTGGGGAACTGGAGGTTCTGCTTGACGAGCAAAAGGATTCTCATCAGCAAGAGGAAgtgaagctcaaggagaagatcCATAGTCTTGAGTTGGATCTCCAATCTTTCCGGTCTCGATGTTTGCTCTTGGAGAATATGCTTGAACGTGAGCGCCAGGAGCGCATCCGCGCCGAGACCCAGGCGGAGTCTCTCAAACGAAGACACGGTGATGACTTCTTTCGATCCCAGAGCATAAGCGTCCCTCGCCACTCACACAGTCAACCGCACAGCCCTGTACATCGCCAAAGCCGTCATAGTCTCTCTGACGGGCGCAATGAACACCTCTCACAAGGCAGAAacttctccatctcccacATCATTACTCCCCCAGACAGCTTGGACATCAGCTCCAACAACCCCGTGGCCGACGCTGCCATCACTTGCGGCAACTGCTCGCCGAATGGCCGATGTGCCTGTGCGGAAGAAGTCCTCGCTTCTGCGTCGACTGGTTGCGGAAAATGCGGTTTCGGCACGACTTGTCAATGCCTAGATGACATGACAAGCAATGTCGCCGCAGGGCAGGACTTGAAGCGATCCGCCTCACCCTCTGCCGCGTCATCTAACAGCAAGCGACAGCGGTCAAATGTTGCAGCCCATATAATTAATGAGACGGACTTTACAGCCATGTTCTCAAGAAAGTCTACGTCCCACACAACACCCCAATCTCCCTTTGACCAACCCCCATCAGAGACTCGGGTGCCCTCCGAAGAATCCATGGCATTCAAAGAAAGCTGCGGTTTCTGCAAAGACGGGACCTATTGCGTCTGCGCCGAGGACGCCGCTGGAATGGCCACTCCAGCCATGACTCCCACCGAATCCATACAGCCCATCTCTcaccaaacccaaacccCCCCTCCGTCAGAGCCCGAAGTCCTTCCTCCCCCTCTAGCAATGGAAATGACTGCCGACGGAGCCGTCAAGCTTCCCCGCAGAATCCAAGGCAAGAAACCAGTACACAAagcatcttcctcatccaaagGCGGTTGCGGTACCAACGGGCCCGGCACATGCGCTCAGTGCCAAGCAGACCCCAAGTCCGGTCTATTCTGTCGCCTTATGAACGCCAAATACAGCCGCGAGCAAGGCTCCAGCGGCGGTTGCTGCGGTGGGAAAGGCGCCGGCGGAGGATGCTGCAAGTCCAAGGTTCCTGAGAAAATCACTCTCCCCAGTCTGCCTAGCCTAGGACTCAGCTGCGCTGAGGCATATCAGACTCTGTCTAGCCACAGAAACTTTTCAAAAGCGGCAGATGACATTTCGTCTTGGCTTCCAAAGTTGAAAACCACGCAGCATGCGGGGCGGATTGCGCCGGGGAGGCAGGCGATTGAGGTAGAGGCGGCTAGTATCATGAGTGTGTTGAAGGAGTTTGACGTTCGGTTTGGGAGAGAATGTTGA
- a CDS encoding siderophore iron transporter mirB (similar to Aspergillus oryzae RIB40 XP_001824255.1) gives MAPQINHPTPDLVPEQEKRVGDIEKDHANNEADEKASDSDSSYKQEGVRQVEAITTVWTKQVLIVMFVLLYLVSFVDQLQGAVTGNLQNFITSSFGQHGLLAATDIVASILGGVCNLTIAKVIDIWGRCEGFVAMIVLMVIGLITKGVSEDVPTYAAGHTLYWVGHLGLGYIITIMLADMTTLRNRIILFGIQQTPIIATTFAGPKIADLFYTNVNFRWAFYSFCIILVFFAIPVAIVFVLSKRKAVKLGVYPVRPKNRTVWQSFKHYFVEFDVIGMFLTVAGWALLLLPFQLVNTAPNGWKTGYVIAMIVLGVVLLVLFAVWEKYFAPVQYFPWVYLKDRTILGSCLVYGFMFLSIFCWDTYYQSYLEVVHFQSITDSGYILNAFSVASSFIAPLVGVYIRYFGNVKWPSLAMIPFAILGTALLVRFRTPSTSVGVLVMCQLFNGWATGVWAMTAQLSIMASIDHQHIAVAIALFGLFGSIGQAIGFAIAGALWTNSMEEKMYEYLPDDYKNQTATIYSDITAQLALPRDSPARDGVIHAYSDVQRVMAICGSCFMALAILCIFLWRNINVRTLEEVKGKQTKGTVF, from the exons ATGGCTCCGCAAATCAACCACCCGACGCCGGACCTTGTCCCAGAGCAGGAAAAGCGCGTTGGTGATATCGAAAAGGaccatgccaacaatgaagccGATGAGAAAGCCTCAGACTCTGACTCGAGCTACAAGCAAGAAGGTGTCCGACAGGTTGAGGCCATCACCACCGTCTGGACAAAACAagtcctcatcgtcatgtTTGTGCT CCTCTACCTCGTCTCCTTCGTTGACCAACTCCAAGGTGCTGTGACAGGCAACCTCCAAAACTTCATCACTTCTTCCTTCGGCCAGCACGGCCTCCTTGCCGCAACCGACATTGTCGCCTCCATTCTCGGAGGCGTATGCAACCtgaccattgccaaagtcatCGACATCTGGGGTCGCTGCGAAGGTTTTGTCGCCATGATCGTTCTCATGGTCATCGGTCTTATCACCAAGGGAGTGAGCGAGGATGTTCCCACCTACGCTGCTGGCCATACATTGTACTGGGTTGGCCACTTGGGTCTCGGATatatcatcaccatcatgttGGCCGACATGACGACTCTGCGAAACCGAATCATCCTCTTTGGTATTCAGCAAACGCCCATTATCGCTACAACATTTGCTGGTCCAAAGATTGCTGATTTGTTCTACACAAATGTCAACTTTCGATGGGCATTTTACTCTTTTTGTATCATCTTGGTGTTTTTCGCAATTCCCGTCGCAATCGTATTTGTGCTGAGTAAGAGAAAGGCTGTGAAACTGGGAGTATACCCTGTGAGGCCAAAGAATCGCACTGTTTGGCAGTCATTCAAGCACTACTTTGTGGAGTTTGATG TTATTGGAATGTTCTTGACTGTTGCTGGCTGGGCCCTTCTCCTGCTACCCTTCCAGCTTGTCAATACTGCTCCCAATGGATGGAAGACGGGCTACGTCATTGCCATGATTGTCCTCGGAGTCGTCTTGTTGGTTCTGTTCGCCGTGTGGGAGAAGTACTTTGCCCCTGTCCAATACTTTCCCTGGGTATATCTCAAGGACCGCACTATCCTTGGATCCTGTCTCGTATACGGCTTCATGTTCCTTTCCATCTT CTGCTGGGACACATACTACCAGTCATATCTCGAAGTTGTACACTTTCAAAGTATTACAGACTCTGGCTACATCCTAAACGCCTTTTCCGTAGCGTCATCCTTCATCGCCCCTCTGGTTGGAGT TTACATCCGCTACTTCGGCAACGTTAAATGGCCATCCCTTGCCATGATCCCCTTCGCCATTCTCGGTACGGCACTGCTCGTTCGCTTCCGAACACCGAGCACATCCGTTGGTGTCCTCGTCATGTGTCAGCTCTTCAACGGCTGGGCAACAGGCGTCTGGGCCATGACAGCACAGCTCTCCATCATGGCCTCCATTGATCATCAAcacattgctgttgccattgctctGTTCGGATTATTCGGCTCCATCGGCCAAGCAATTGGTTTTGCAATTGCCGGCGCTCTGTGGACGAACAGCATGGAGGAAAAGATGTACGAGTATCTCCCAGACGACTACAAGAACCAGACAGCGACTATCTACAGCGACATCACAGCTCAATTGGCACTTCCTCGGGATAGCCCTGCTCGAGACGGCGTCATTCATGCCTACAGTGACGTACAAAGAGTCATGGCTATTTGTGGCTCCTGCTTCATGGCTCTTGCTATTCTGTGCATCTTCTTGTGGCGCAACATCAACGTCCGAACCTTGGAAGAGGTCAAGGGCAAGCAGACCAAGGGCACGGTCTTCTAA